Proteins encoded within one genomic window of Fibrobacter sp.:
- a CDS encoding succinate dehydrogenase cytochrome b subunit: MQWIIKYLTSSIGKKQIMGCSGAFLALFILVHMCGNLQLLNFDQSAAQASYNAYTEFLTSFNPLHFPVKLIYLMELGMVAAFGLHIGLGVLLKLENKKARGAVGYEVNARKGNKSFATFTMIWTGLIILGFGIQHLANLKFGAHYLYQNAAGEIVRDMWLTTIDMFANPVWTVFYLVAMLVIGIHLFHAISSAFQTLGLAHQKWTPVVEVLGIVYSIVIAVGFAIEAGFSCYIAHQPETEALRAKSHELQQQLEQKKAASEAKTSFVVPSVGIISTNV; the protein is encoded by the coding sequence ATGCAATGGATCATTAAGTACCTTACCTCTTCCATTGGTAAGAAACAGATCATGGGATGCTCTGGTGCGTTCCTCGCTCTGTTCATCCTCGTCCACATGTGCGGCAACCTCCAGTTGCTGAACTTTGATCAGTCTGCAGCACAGGCATCCTACAATGCCTATACTGAATTCCTGACCAGCTTCAACCCGCTCCACTTCCCGGTAAAGTTGATTTACCTCATGGAACTGGGCATGGTTGCTGCATTCGGTCTCCATATCGGTCTCGGCGTTTTGCTGAAGCTCGAAAACAAGAAGGCTCGTGGCGCTGTGGGTTACGAAGTCAACGCTCGCAAGGGTAACAAGTCCTTCGCTACCTTCACCATGATCTGGACCGGCCTTATCATTCTCGGCTTTGGCATCCAGCATCTCGCTAACCTCAAGTTCGGTGCTCACTACCTGTACCAAAACGCTGCCGGCGAAATCGTCCGAGACATGTGGCTCACCACCATCGACATGTTTGCTAACCCGGTTTGGACCGTGTTCTACCTGGTTGCCATGCTCGTTATCGGCATCCACCTGTTCCACGCCATCTCCTCTGCCTTCCAGACCCTCGGTCTTGCTCACCAGAAGTGGACTCCGGTTGTTGAAGTCCTCGGCATCGTGTACAGCATCGTGATTGCAGTTGGCTTTGCTATCGAAGCTGGTTTCTCCTGCTACATCGCTCACCAGCCGGAAACCGAAGCTCTCCGCGCCAAGTCTCATGAACTCCAGCAGCAGCTGGAACAGAAGAAGGCTGCTTCCGAAGCTAAGACTTCTTTCGTTGTTCCGTCTGTGGGCATCATTTCCACCAACGTTTAA